The segment GCTGTGTGGATTCAACCAGTGGAGAGAAACGTCGCCATTGTTACAGAGTGGGCAGTGAAACTGAGAAGGAGGGAGGGGGCACTTTGGCAGGCAGGAAGCGCATTGCCGTACTTAAACAATAAACACAAGAGAACGCCAGAGGTCAAATTGGGACAGTTTTAAGACTTGACTCTGCAAGTCACTCGTAATCTACCTTTTCAACAGATCACTTACCTCACATGTACAGCACGATACACACACAGCTCAGCATGCATACAAACATACATGACACAGTACACATATCCTAACACAACAAAAGGCATATGCAACCTGGCCCAATAAGGGGTTTTTTCAGTTCTCAAAGAGTGGTTGCAAATCTGTTTAAAAGTGTGGATTTCCTTTACTTCACAGTGAAGCCCTCTTAGTTTACCGAATACCCCATCTTATGAGAGGTGCGGCCCCTTGCCACAAAACAGAGCGGCCACACGCTGTCACTGAGGTGGGAATACCCTTTCTTTTTACATGTTTTGATTGGCTACAGCCTGCACACACAGTCACAaccgcgcacacacatacacacttatgAGTCTTCATTCATTTCTTGGCTGTCTGTCCTGGCGATCTTCCTTGGGGGCGCGGGGCTGTCGCCCTCCCCTTGCTCCTGTTCCCGTTTCTTTGCTGCATTCTGCACATCAAAAGGGATCGTTAATAATCACGGTGCGAGGCTGAGCATCAACTTTAGGAAACCACCTCCACCCGTCTAAACATGCTCACCTCTTTGTCCCACTGATGATGGAGGTAGCGCAGAAGGATGTTGGTTTTCTCTGTGACGATAACTGGGGGGGGGGTAGACGACAAAACTGTCACATATACACAACAGGGTACAGCACCCGTAAACATCATCACAAATTTACAGTGGGGAAAACTGCTTTATAGCTGATCCAAGTAGGAAATAAGATGAGATTTGACACCAGctagttcaagtatcttggaggAATCTTGGTGTAAAGTGCATGGCTCCTAAGGATGGGAAGTAGGCACCTGAATAAATCCCACTCCCGGGTGGTGGTCTTGATTTTTCAATGACCACCCGACACCACTGCATGTTGTAATACGGCTCATATTGCACAAGAAGAATCAATCGGCTAGAGCTGCTTTGTATCATTACAGCAGGCTTGCTTTTGCGCACGTCACTGTGAAAGGGTTTGGCTTGCTGCCTCAGGCTCAGCTGCATTTAAAAGTGCAACAATTAAGTTTAAGCAAAATGCTCAGGCTGTTCATTTTAATCACAATACAGttgaaaatcaatgtaaaggtcccatgccattaattttttgaatttaaaattttaatgtccttttattgggtttaCAAGATaatttggtttgaaaatggCCAGAATGCCCTTTTCAAGCTATTCCAGGTCGTTCTGTTTCATCTGGCAGTTGAGACGGccagatttctcattaatatttcacatgtaaataagctttgcacTGAGTGGCTCGCTCATCttctcaatttaaaaatgtaaaacagctTCGCTCTGATTGGCCGTTGCCGATAACATATCTGCGCTCAAGCGTGCATAGCGGGAAGCAGAATTCACAAAACATAGGATTGTTTCCGACCAATAGTGAACATGAGCGGAAATGACAGTTGGCAACTCACAACTCCAAAGAGGGGAGGGACatgggtgaaaataaacaagaggcggctattttgagaggctgaTCCTGCGCTCCCATTCAATCActtgaattcattcatttctcGCGCACATTTTGGCGACAATGACCGCAAGCTTCGCGATTTGATCTACAGTTACATCATCATTTATAGATATTGTTAAGTATCACTGTAAACCACAACACATATACTTTTATATACTATCATTGTATGGCTTGGCGGCACACTTTCAGGAGTGTGTGAAAGCTTGTTTACAAAGTCATCCTCCACGAAAAGGGCCCGACAAAACACAATTCTGGTTCCAAAATGCTTAGCTTAGCTATGCAAAATTCctcccaaaataaattaaagacATTTATTCCTCATTCAGCAATTTTTCCTGATATGAGGGGGCTTGTACCAACCACCAAGTAGGCAGTTACTTGAATATGAATTGACTAAACTACATCAATACAACGGCAATTTTAAATCCACcagttttgcaagccttatgcttttttattccattttgcattcaatcgacataccacatagatgtcaaaccatgtcagactcattttgatctatgttatttataaaacagaagaaaaaaaatattttgatggaAGGGCAAGGGGAAGTATTTTCTGATAAGAAAAAGTGACTAATCAATAATCATTTGACctaaagaatgtaaagaaagaCTTCTTCACCTTCCTGTGACTCTTTCAATTTCTCTGTATCTCTGTTGTAATCTTCTGATGACACTCTAAGCTCAGCGGCCAcatccctctgagaacatcctgtttgaagccttgcAATGGCAAGGGACTTGATCAATTGTTAAGGCTtttttatactcgcgcggacgccGACCGccctgacgtcactgcggccaTCCCGCACACAGTTTGCCTCAAGcccaacccacgcgcgctgttttgaaagtgtgctgcagttctcctccaagtcgagggtgtcgttacggctggtattggctaggacgccacagggtagagtttcctctgcattttgtggccatttccggtagccgtttttacaaccccaattccaatgaagttgggactttgtgttaaacaaataaaaacagaatacaatgatttgcaaatcatgttcaacctatatttaattaaatacactacaaagacaagatatttaatgttcaaactgataaactttattgtttttagcaaataatcattaatttagaattttatggctgcaacacattccaaaacagctgggacagggtcatgtttaccactgtgttacatcaccttttcttttaacaacaacgtttgggaactgaggacactaattgttgaagctttgtaggtggaattatttcccatttttgcttgatgaacagcttcagctgttcaacaatccacggtctccgttgtcgtattttacgcttcataatgcgccacacattttcaatgggagacaggtctggactgcaggcaggccagtctagtacccgcactcttttactacgaagccacgctgttgtaacacgtgttgaaggtgctttggcattgacttgctgaaataagcaggggcgtccatgaaaaagacgttttcatatgcttggatggcagcatatgtttctccaaaacctgtatgtaccttttagcattgaTGGtgacttcacagatgtgtaagttaccatgccattgccactaacacagccccataccatcacagatgctggtttttgaactttgcgtcaatgacagtccggatggttcttttcctctttggcgcggaggacacgacgtccacaatttccaaaaacaatttgaaatgtggactcgtcggaccacagaacacttttccactttgcgtcagtccattttagatgagctcgggctcagagaagccggcggcggcgtctctgggtgttgttgataaatggcttttgctttgcatagtacagtTTCAAGATGCACTtaacggatgtagtgccgaactgtatttactgacattggttttcagcgcgagagaaagagagcacTTCAAACACCGTCCATAAcagcgagagagcgagaaacAAGTCATTACGAAAGTACATTACCTACTCTGCTGCACATACtgctcttccatccatccattttctgagccgcttatcctcactagggtcacgggaatgctggagcctatcccagctatcatcgggcaggagctggggtacaccctgaactggttgccagccaatcgcagggcacatataaacaaataaccattcgcactcacattcacacctacgagcaacttagagtcttcaattaaccgaccatgcatgtttttgggatgtgggaggaaaccggagtgcccggagaaaacccacgcaggcacggggagaacatgcaaactccacacaggcggggacggggattgaaccccgcacctcagaactgtgaggctgacgctctaaccagtcgctcaccgtgccgcccatactGCTCTTCTTATGAATAATGTTCCACTTGTACAATTTCAGGCAAgttttttagggcaagtgaagCTGTTTGAAACTCCTGTAATTTAGGAGAAaccctcagaatttcagcccaTACCAGcctattggtggatatttttaactgaaatttgTCAGGCAATTGGGGAAGGCATTCCCTGAGTAACAGATGAAACAAACGACTGTAGGAGATATGTTGACAAACAATCATGTAATACtgttttattcaatttttttagattttcaaTTGTCAATATCACACAAACAACTTCTCCAGAACCCATCATCCAATTTTCTACATTCTTGGtgcgttgtactcaggttgaagtggccattccaaccagatgcagcattttgacagactgtcattttcgGCTTGCCACGTTGCTGCTTGCAATAtgtgggtttttgttttgtttttgttttttaggtttCTGTGTTTTTTAAGCCAACACAAAAGTGTGTACTTTCTATGTCATGAATCTGCATATTTCGATCAAGTGAAGCCTGCATTTAGATGTATGAGacttttatccacatttggaagacgCCTGATCTGAATATCTAAGGGTGTCTGGTTccatgtcattatttttttcgttTTACACTGCTGTGA is part of the Phyllopteryx taeniolatus isolate TA_2022b chromosome 7, UOR_Ptae_1.2, whole genome shotgun sequence genome and harbors:
- the dda1 gene encoding DET1- and DDB1-associated protein 1, which produces MEKADFLKGLPVYNKSNFSRFHADSVCKASNRRPSVYLPTREYPSEQIIVTEKTNILLRYLHHQWDKENAAKKREQEQGEGDSPAPPRKIARTDSQEMNEDS